One Synechococcus sp. JA-2-3B'a(2-13) genomic window carries:
- the menA gene encoding 2-carboxy-1,4-naphthoquinone phytyltransferase — protein MAALKPPMYSVAIMPIWVGSAIAYAQSGVLDLGVLGVFWGAAICILAWVNLSNDVFDAQTGVDKNKLHSLVNLTGKPGQVFWVGNAFLALGLLGILWLSWRQWDPTVLLLVLVACGLGYAYQGPPLRLGYQGLGEILCFFSFGPLAVSAAHYSQSQTWSLPGLAASLVVGMATSLILFCSHFHQVQDDLACGKRSPVARLGTLRSARLIPWLCGSLFGLMLLFVGLGIFPAWTLLSLAGIPFAVRLSRLLGTYHDQPQRISHSKFIAVSLHFWLGLFLGLGFILSRYG, from the coding sequence ATGGCTGCCCTCAAGCCCCCCATGTACAGTGTGGCGATCATGCCCATCTGGGTGGGATCCGCCATTGCCTACGCCCAGTCAGGGGTGCTGGACTTGGGGGTTTTGGGGGTGTTTTGGGGAGCTGCCATCTGCATCTTGGCCTGGGTCAACCTCAGCAACGACGTGTTCGATGCCCAGACAGGGGTGGACAAAAACAAACTCCACTCGCTGGTCAACCTGACGGGCAAGCCGGGGCAGGTGTTTTGGGTGGGGAATGCCTTTTTGGCCCTGGGTCTGCTGGGGATCCTGTGGCTGAGCTGGCGGCAATGGGATCCGACGGTGCTGCTGTTGGTGCTGGTGGCCTGTGGGCTGGGCTATGCCTACCAAGGGCCGCCCCTGCGCCTGGGCTACCAGGGCCTGGGGGAGATCCTCTGCTTTTTCAGCTTTGGGCCGCTGGCGGTCTCGGCTGCCCACTACAGCCAAAGCCAGACTTGGTCGCTGCCGGGGTTAGCGGCCTCACTGGTGGTGGGAATGGCGACCAGCTTGATTTTGTTTTGTTCCCATTTCCATCAAGTGCAGGATGACTTAGCCTGTGGCAAGCGCTCGCCGGTGGCCCGCCTGGGAACCTTGCGCTCGGCCCGCCTCATCCCCTGGCTCTGCGGCAGCCTTTTTGGCCTGATGCTGCTGTTTGTGGGGCTGGGGATCTTTCCGGCTTGGACACTGCTGAGTTTGGCGGGGATCCCGTTTGCAGTGCGGCTTTCCCGCCTGCTGGGTACCTATCACGATCAGCCGCAGCGGATTAGCCACTCCAAGTTCATCGCCGTCAGTCTCCATTTTTGGCTGGGGCTGTTTCTGGGGCTAGGGTTCATCCTCAGCCGCTATGGCTGA
- the thrC gene encoding threonine synthase, producing the protein MGLWPGLIQHYREWLPVSASTPVVTLHEGNTPLVPSPALSQRLGRDCQVYLKLEGLNPTGSFKDRGMTMAVSKAKEAGAEAIICASTGNTSAAAAAFAAKGGLRAYVLIPDGYVAKGKLAQTLMYGAEIIAVQGNFDQALAMVRQLAETYPVALVNSVNRFRLEGQKTAAFEVVDALGDAPDWLCIPVGNAGNITAYWMGFCQYRQQGKATRRPRLYGFEAAGAAPMVLNRVVEHPETVATAIRIGNPASWVKAKAAVQVSGGQVDSVTDEEILAAYRLLASEEGIFCEPASAASVAGLLKWREQVPAGAQVVCVLTGNGLKDPDTASHQGSAPIHTGVVPELSAVARLMGF; encoded by the coding sequence GTGGGGCTTTGGCCCGGCCTGATCCAGCACTATCGGGAATGGCTCCCCGTCAGCGCCAGCACACCTGTGGTCACGCTACATGAGGGCAACACGCCTCTGGTGCCTTCCCCGGCTTTGAGCCAACGGCTGGGGCGAGACTGTCAAGTTTACCTGAAGTTGGAGGGCCTCAACCCCACCGGTAGTTTCAAGGATCGGGGTATGACGATGGCCGTGTCCAAGGCCAAAGAGGCAGGGGCAGAGGCGATCATCTGCGCCAGCACCGGCAACACCTCGGCGGCGGCTGCTGCCTTTGCGGCCAAAGGAGGTCTGCGGGCCTATGTGCTGATCCCCGATGGCTACGTGGCCAAAGGCAAACTGGCCCAAACCCTGATGTACGGGGCGGAGATCATCGCCGTTCAAGGCAACTTCGACCAAGCGCTGGCTATGGTGCGGCAGCTGGCGGAAACCTACCCAGTGGCCCTGGTGAACTCGGTCAACCGCTTCCGCTTGGAAGGGCAGAAAACCGCCGCCTTCGAGGTGGTGGATGCTTTGGGGGATGCCCCCGATTGGCTCTGTATTCCGGTGGGCAACGCGGGCAACATCACGGCTTATTGGATGGGGTTTTGCCAGTACCGCCAGCAGGGCAAGGCTACCCGTCGCCCTCGTCTCTACGGCTTCGAGGCTGCCGGTGCTGCCCCCATGGTGTTGAACCGGGTGGTGGAACACCCAGAGACGGTGGCCACGGCCATTCGCATCGGCAATCCTGCCAGTTGGGTGAAGGCCAAGGCGGCAGTGCAGGTGAGCGGCGGTCAGGTGGATAGCGTCACCGACGAGGAGATTCTGGCAGCCTATCGTCTCCTGGCATCCGAAGAAGGGATCTTTTGCGAGCCGGCCAGCGCGGCCTCGGTGGCAGGATTGCTGAAATGGCGAGAGCAGGTGCCTGCTGGAGCACAGGTGGTGTGCGTGCTGACGGGCAATGGCCTTAAGGATCCGGACACGGCCAGCCACCAGGGATCCGCTCCTATCCACACCGGCGTTGTCCCTGAGCTGTCCGCTGTTGCTCGTCTGATGGGTTTCTAG
- a CDS encoding alpha/beta fold hydrolase, which translates to MTRQTLLERLPLAKRLAELQARVQEIPLHRVKLEGLNIAGAESCWAAYRDWGKGIPLLFLHGFMATHANWWPLMQGLGDEYRCIALDLLGFGQSGQPALRYDIAAEVEFVRGFVQTLGLPAPVLVGHSFGGWVAAAYAVRYPLRGLVLLAPAGIRDDGFVRRYNHLRPLLWESAWVDWLLRAITPLARWWHWEDQLAQLLWLRGSLRQQPVARQFLRQRLRPQAAVDTVERYLQHIQAPTLVIAAEQDDTIPLWHCQTYAEGIPGAQLKILAGAGHAIPALHGEQVLPLIREFLDTALSAQCGL; encoded by the coding sequence ATGACCAGGCAAACGCTGTTGGAACGACTCCCCCTGGCCAAGCGCTTGGCGGAGTTACAGGCCCGCGTTCAAGAGATCCCGCTGCACAGGGTGAAATTGGAAGGGTTGAACATCGCAGGGGCAGAGTCCTGCTGGGCTGCCTATCGAGACTGGGGAAAAGGGATCCCACTGCTGTTTCTGCATGGCTTTATGGCCACTCACGCCAACTGGTGGCCGCTGATGCAAGGGTTGGGAGACGAATATCGCTGCATTGCCTTAGATTTGCTGGGGTTCGGGCAGTCTGGCCAACCGGCCTTGCGCTACGACATCGCTGCAGAAGTGGAGTTTGTGCGCGGATTTGTCCAAACGCTGGGCCTACCTGCTCCGGTTTTGGTGGGCCATTCCTTTGGGGGATGGGTGGCAGCGGCCTATGCAGTACGGTATCCGCTGAGGGGATTGGTCTTGTTGGCTCCTGCCGGGATCCGCGACGACGGCTTTGTGAGACGCTACAACCATTTGCGGCCCTTGCTTTGGGAAAGCGCTTGGGTAGATTGGTTGCTGCGGGCGATCACCCCCTTGGCCCGCTGGTGGCATTGGGAAGACCAACTGGCCCAGCTCTTGTGGTTGCGCGGATCCCTGCGCCAACAGCCAGTCGCTCGGCAATTTCTTCGACAACGTCTGCGCCCGCAAGCTGCCGTCGATACGGTTGAACGTTATCTCCAACACATTCAGGCCCCCACACTGGTGATCGCCGCCGAACAGGACGACACCATTCCCCTCTGGCACTGCCAAACCTATGCCGAAGGGATCCCTGGGGCTCAGCTCAAGATCCTGGCCGGGGCCGGCCACGCCATCCCTGCCTTGCATGGGGAACAGGTGCTGCCCCTAATTCGGGAATTTCTCGACACAGCCCTTTCCGCACAATGCGGGCTTTGA
- a CDS encoding LysR substrate-binding domain-containing protein: MADELPFTLDQLLIVRAIAQQGSFRRAADSLFVSQPAVSLQVQNLERQLGVVLFDRSGRKVELTDAGKVVLQYSERILKLCREAVEALADLQKMEGGHLVLGASQTVGTYVMPSLIAQYHRRYPQISVQLLVQSTRRIAQKLVDGQLDVAIVGGEIPFELQRHLKVMALAEDEYVLVGAPGCAIDSPALVDLLALPFITLDPQSSTRQTIDRVLNRHGINPAQLNVRLELSSIEAIKNAVQAGLGVAFLSTVAVGSDVEQGRFRKLAVEGLQIRRTLWLAFNPERYQSQAATRFLQGLLTRQDWLKTPPPHLQLIG, encoded by the coding sequence ATGGCGGATGAGTTGCCATTTACCTTAGATCAGCTCCTCATTGTGCGGGCAATTGCCCAGCAGGGTAGCTTTCGCCGTGCTGCCGATAGCCTGTTTGTCTCCCAGCCTGCCGTCAGCTTGCAAGTACAGAACCTGGAGCGACAGTTGGGGGTGGTGCTGTTCGACCGCAGTGGGCGCAAGGTGGAGCTGACGGATGCCGGGAAAGTGGTGCTGCAGTACAGCGAGCGCATCCTCAAGCTGTGCCGTGAGGCCGTCGAGGCCCTAGCGGATTTGCAGAAAATGGAGGGGGGGCATCTGGTTCTGGGGGCCAGCCAAACGGTGGGCACCTATGTCATGCCTTCTTTGATCGCCCAATATCACCGCCGCTATCCACAAATTTCCGTACAGCTCTTGGTGCAATCCACGCGGCGAATTGCCCAGAAATTGGTGGACGGCCAGTTGGACGTGGCCATTGTTGGCGGGGAGATCCCCTTTGAGCTGCAGCGGCACTTGAAGGTGATGGCTCTGGCGGAAGATGAATATGTGTTGGTCGGTGCTCCCGGGTGTGCCATCGACTCTCCGGCTCTTGTGGATCTGCTGGCTTTGCCCTTCATCACCTTGGATCCCCAGTCTTCCACTCGGCAAACCATCGATCGGGTGCTGAACCGCCACGGCATTAACCCGGCCCAATTGAACGTGCGGCTGGAACTCAGCTCGATTGAAGCAATCAAAAATGCTGTCCAGGCGGGTTTGGGGGTGGCCTTTTTGTCTACGGTGGCAGTGGGATCCGATGTGGAACAGGGGCGGTTCCGGAAGCTGGCGGTGGAAGGGCTACAGATACGGCGTACCCTCTGGCTGGCTTTTAACCCGGAGCGCTATCAATCGCAGGCAGCCACCCGCTTCCTCCAAGGGCTGCTGACCCGCCAAGACTGGCTGAAAACTCCCCCGCCCCATTTGCAGTTGATCGGCTAA
- a CDS encoding LptA/OstA family protein: MGRFFNSNLGVALLGSSILAALVGWALSIDIEEVKVESPSPDQPLSVSRRVDILGRRGGHQRWRLIAEQVDLAAGQQVFEQGAHGYFYGEGADRQKGVPDPFFDSSEQMTWRAKRARYNATADELYLDGEVEVRSDDGSLLLTSALRVTPEERIEVAAEFTLKGREMVLQGRSGSFNFQFALLRAEQGKLIVLPPNGSAPTSTTITADQITYDRTNQVAEGKGNLRIRERGIEIRAPQGTYLRQQAQSILSGGVVLQEVAGDSSRDPLLADLRLAQASPGPEATPDQQDQEVTIIADRLTYDRNTQIAQGEGNLEIQQGETIIRSAQGTYRRRESQSLLTGGVTLEEPGRVLTSARLEGNHRDKIFLFEDNVLYRQMATSTPAPSEGSLTEELRQAETEVRAARLVYNSRTGTSEFSDAVEFIQRGRRAKANQATITPEKVELRGEVVIEQIEGEWLARRLQNPETQADVDQPTVIYADRVEIDQASSDARFFGNVVIVQANRAIEGDRADYFDREQIFKISAEQAPVVLCDRGEVGRLPGESTQALPGRNALDQMCRGANRLSGKLVTLNIKQDEYTVEGDRQQQGMFQFRITDAL; the protein is encoded by the coding sequence ATGGGGCGATTCTTCAATTCCAACCTGGGAGTGGCGCTGTTGGGGAGCAGCATCTTGGCTGCTTTGGTGGGCTGGGCCTTGTCGATCGACATCGAGGAAGTGAAGGTGGAGTCTCCTTCCCCCGATCAGCCCCTCTCGGTCAGCCGCAGGGTAGACATCTTGGGTCGTCGGGGAGGCCATCAGCGTTGGCGGTTGATTGCCGAGCAGGTGGATCTGGCAGCTGGGCAACAGGTATTTGAACAGGGGGCACACGGCTACTTCTACGGAGAAGGTGCTGACCGGCAAAAAGGGGTGCCGGATCCCTTTTTTGATAGCAGCGAGCAGATGACTTGGCGGGCCAAGCGAGCCCGCTACAATGCCACCGCCGACGAGCTGTATTTGGATGGCGAGGTGGAGGTGAGGAGCGACGACGGCAGCCTGCTCTTGACCAGCGCCCTGAGAGTCACCCCCGAAGAACGCATCGAGGTGGCCGCGGAGTTCACCCTCAAAGGCCGGGAAATGGTGTTGCAGGGCCGCTCTGGCTCGTTTAACTTTCAATTTGCCCTTCTCAGGGCCGAGCAGGGCAAGCTGATAGTGTTGCCCCCAAACGGCTCGGCACCCACCTCCACCACCATCACCGCCGACCAGATCACCTACGACCGCACCAACCAGGTGGCCGAGGGGAAAGGGAACCTGCGCATTCGCGAACGCGGCATCGAGATTCGCGCTCCCCAAGGCACCTACCTGCGCCAGCAGGCCCAAAGCATTCTCTCCGGCGGTGTGGTGTTACAGGAGGTGGCCGGCGACAGCAGCCGGGATCCCTTGTTGGCGGATCTGCGCTTGGCCCAGGCCTCTCCCGGCCCGGAGGCGACCCCAGACCAACAGGATCAAGAAGTCACCATCATTGCCGACCGCCTCACGTACGACCGCAACACGCAAATTGCCCAAGGGGAAGGCAACCTGGAGATCCAGCAGGGGGAAACCATCATCCGGTCGGCCCAGGGCACCTACCGCCGCCGCGAATCCCAAAGTTTGTTGACCGGAGGGGTCACCCTGGAAGAGCCCGGACGGGTGCTCACCTCCGCCCGCCTGGAGGGCAACCACCGCGACAAGATCTTCCTCTTTGAAGACAACGTCCTCTACCGGCAGATGGCTACCTCCACTCCGGCGCCCAGCGAGGGATCCCTGACAGAGGAGCTGCGCCAAGCCGAAACCGAGGTGCGGGCTGCCCGCCTGGTTTACAACTCCCGCACCGGCACTTCCGAGTTTAGCGATGCCGTCGAGTTCATCCAGCGGGGGCGCAGGGCCAAGGCCAACCAGGCCACCATCACCCCTGAGAAAGTGGAGCTGCGGGGAGAGGTGGTGATCGAGCAGATCGAGGGGGAGTGGCTGGCGCGGCGGCTACAAAACCCGGAGACCCAGGCCGATGTGGATCAGCCGACGGTGATCTACGCCGACCGGGTGGAGATCGACCAAGCCAGCAGCGATGCCCGCTTCTTTGGCAATGTGGTTATTGTGCAGGCCAACCGCGCCATCGAAGGGGATCGCGCCGATTACTTTGACCGAGAACAAATTTTCAAAATCAGCGCCGAACAGGCTCCTGTGGTGCTCTGCGATCGGGGAGAGGTCGGCCGCCTTCCCGGGGAGAGCACCCAAGCTCTGCCGGGCCGCAACGCGCTGGATCAGATGTGCCGGGGCGCCAATCGCCTCAGTGGCAAGCTGGTTACCCTGAACATAAAACAAGATGAATACACCGTCGAAGGGGACAGGCAACAGCAGGGCATGTTTCAGTTTCGCATCACCGACGCCCTCTGA
- a CDS encoding isochorismate synthase — MTSSLSPWNAHGTLECLEWPRAWPPTRTSTWTDEARDRRHWDPFLAACQQMARARGVPQILSLSQPIPELDPLAVLAQRLGSLPTNRFPSYCYFSHKAHGERVRVLGWGSLRQVDLAGEGGLRAARSFVEELQPHVHAACIGRTEPSEVGRFPDSRQERPLCFCRLSFSPRSDGGAALVLPRWQLLQVPGSWRSLAVARLNLEIDPESDLAALAGQITAFFAQMERLSRSPLPSWELQAPVPVNLEEAPLLARIQKALQVIQAGSLEKVVLAEAVDLHLPVPPSIPSLLAYLEKDHPDCSIFAFAAGVSGPKSLEADARGNLPARPLPLVQEGAFPQVFLGATPERLLSVWQGRVQIDALAGSAARGATPVQDRQLAEELLRSPKDRREHQWVVRSIQEALGRLGMDPCISPQPRLLRLANIQHLQTLIEAELPADVHLFDLLAQLHPTAAVGGYPQQAALQWLERLEPFDRSSYAAPLGWVDLQGNGEFVVGIRSALIRGNWARLYAGAGIVADSNPEQELAEIRLKLRSLVQALALRPAAPLLPSF, encoded by the coding sequence ATGACCTCTTCTCTTTCCCCTTGGAATGCCCACGGTACGCTTGAGTGCCTGGAGTGGCCGAGAGCATGGCCGCCGACTCGCACTTCTACCTGGACGGACGAGGCGAGGGATCGGCGCCACTGGGATCCCTTCCTAGCCGCCTGCCAACAGATGGCGCGGGCGCGGGGCGTGCCCCAAATCCTCAGCTTGTCGCAGCCCATCCCAGAGCTGGATCCGCTGGCGGTGCTGGCCCAGAGGCTGGGTTCGCTCCCCACGAACCGATTCCCGAGCTACTGTTATTTCTCCCACAAGGCCCACGGGGAAAGGGTGCGGGTGTTGGGATGGGGATCCCTGCGGCAGGTTGATCTCGCGGGAGAAGGGGGCTTGCGGGCGGCACGGAGCTTTGTAGAAGAGCTGCAGCCCCACGTCCATGCCGCTTGCATTGGCAGAACGGAGCCCTCGGAAGTGGGAAGATTCCCAGACAGCCGGCAGGAACGCCCTCTGTGTTTCTGTCGCCTCAGTTTCAGCCCCAGGAGTGATGGGGGGGCGGCGCTGGTGCTGCCGCGCTGGCAACTGTTGCAGGTACCAGGCTCCTGGAGATCTCTGGCGGTGGCGCGGCTCAATCTGGAAATCGACCCCGAGAGCGACCTAGCGGCTTTGGCCGGGCAGATCACCGCCTTTTTTGCCCAAATGGAGCGCCTTTCTCGATCCCCCTTGCCCTCGTGGGAATTGCAAGCTCCTGTGCCAGTGAACTTGGAGGAAGCCCCCCTCTTGGCGCGCATCCAAAAAGCCCTGCAGGTGATTCAGGCGGGATCCCTGGAGAAAGTGGTGCTGGCCGAAGCCGTGGATCTGCACTTGCCTGTCCCGCCGTCAATCCCGTCCCTGCTGGCCTACCTGGAAAAAGATCATCCCGATTGCAGCATCTTTGCCTTTGCCGCTGGCGTCAGCGGGCCGAAGTCCTTGGAGGCAGATGCTCGGGGGAATTTGCCGGCCAGGCCTCTCCCCCTGGTCCAAGAGGGGGCCTTTCCCCAGGTTTTCTTGGGGGCCACCCCGGAGCGCTTGCTTTCCGTGTGGCAAGGCCGGGTGCAGATCGATGCCTTAGCCGGCTCCGCCGCCCGCGGCGCCACCCCTGTCCAGGATCGCCAGTTGGCCGAGGAGCTGCTCCGCAGCCCCAAAGACCGCCGCGAACACCAGTGGGTGGTGCGCTCGATCCAGGAGGCTCTGGGTCGGTTGGGGATGGATCCCTGCATTTCCCCGCAACCGCGGCTGCTCCGTCTAGCCAACATCCAGCATCTGCAAACCTTGATCGAGGCGGAGCTCCCCGCCGATGTACATCTGTTCGATCTGCTGGCCCAGCTCCACCCGACGGCAGCGGTGGGAGGGTATCCCCAACAGGCGGCGCTGCAGTGGCTAGAGCGGTTGGAACCCTTTGATCGCTCCAGCTATGCCGCTCCCTTGGGCTGGGTAGACTTACAGGGCAATGGCGAGTTTGTGGTGGGGATCCGCTCCGCCCTAATTCGGGGGAATTGGGCCCGCTTGTATGCCGGTGCCGGGATTGTGGCTGACTCCAACCCAGAGCAAGAGCTGGCCGAGATTCGTCTGAAGTTGCGCTCTCTGGTGCAGGCTCTGGCCTTGCGACCTGCAGCTCCTCTGCTCCCCAGCTTCTGA